Proteins co-encoded in one Setaria viridis chromosome 9, Setaria_viridis_v4.0, whole genome shotgun sequence genomic window:
- the LOC117838108 gene encoding U2 small nuclear ribonucleoprotein A', whose product MVRLTADLIWKSPHFFNAIKERELDLRGNKIAVIENLGATEDQFDTIDLSDNEIVKLENFPYMNRLGTLLVNNNRITRINPNLGEFLPKLHTLVLTNNRLTNLAEIDPLASLPKLQYLSLLDNTVTKQPDYRLYVIHKLKHLRLLDFKKVKQQERVAAAQKFHSKEAEEEAKKVPVKAFTPGQPDAQDTTEVQGPKVVAPTAEQITAIKAAIANTHTLEEAARLEKALSTGQVPAEFAMPKPDANMAEASEEADKMDTDGQNQDSEADGQKQDDESTPIQED is encoded by the exons ATGGTCAGGCTCACCGCCGACCTGATATGGAAAAGCCCGCACTTCTTCAACGCCATTAAGGAGCGCGAGCTCGATCTCCGAG gcaacaagatcgccgTCATCGAGAACCTCGGAGCCACCGAG GACCAATTTGACACGATTGACTTGTCAGACAATGAAATTGTCAAGCTTGAAAACTTCCCATACATGAATCGTCTTGGCACTTTACTAGTTAACAATAACAGGATTACACGTATCAATCCCAATCTCGGTG AGTTTTTGCCAAAGCTGCATACTCTTGTGCTCACAAACAACCGTCTGACAAACCTTGCGGAGATTGATCCTCTGGCATCTCTTCCAAAGCTACAATACCTCAGCTTACTGGATAACACTGTAACTAAGCAGCCAGACTACAGGCTATATGTCATCCATAAATTGAAGCATTTGCGTTTGTTGGATTTCAAGAAAGTGAAACAACAG GAGAGAGTTGCGGCAGCACAAAAGTTTCACTCAAAGGAGGCAGaggaagaggcaaagaaggtACCTGTTAAGGCGTTTACTCCTGGACAGCCAGATGCTCAAGACACCACAGAGGTGCAGGGTCCTAAAGTAGTTGCTCCAACTGCTGAACAAATCACAGCTATCAAG GCTGCTATTGCGAATACCCACACTCTTGAGGAAGCTGCAAGGCTAGAGAAG GCATTGAGCACTGGTCAAGTTCCTGCCGAATTTGCAATGCCCAAACCTGATGCAAACATGGCTGAAGCATCAGAGGAAGCTGACAAGATGGATACAGATGGGCAGAACCAAGATAGTGAGGCTGATGGGCAGAAGCAAGATGACGAAAGCACCCCAATTCAAGAG GATTGA
- the LOC117838104 gene encoding 26S proteasome non-ATPase regulatory subunit 12 homolog A, translating to MEGDSTNLDAAIESLLNVEKQMRLAGDVAGTRKAVIDIVELCYKAGAWKTLNDQIVLLSKRRGQLKQAITAMVQKAMEYIDLTPDMDTRIELIKTLSSVSAGKIYVEIERARLIKRLAKIKEEQGKIDEAADLMQEVAVETFGSMAKTEKIAFILEQVRLCLDRQDYVRAQILSRKISTRVFEADPSKEKKKPKEGDNIVQDAPAEIPSLLELKRIYYEHMIRYYSHNNDYLEICRCYKAIYDIPAIKEDPAKWIPILRKICWYLVLAPHEPMQSSLLNATLEDKNLSEIPNFRLLLKQLVTMEVVQWTSLWEFFKSEYENEGGALGAKAPEDLKLRVIEHNILVVSKYYARITLKRLADLLCLSLQEAEKHLSDMVNSKSLIAKIDRPMGVVSFRTAQDSNGVLNSWAMNLEKLLDLVEKSCHQIHKETMIHKAVLKA from the exons ATG GAGGGCGACAGTACCAACCTCGATGCGGCGATAGAGTCGCTCCTGAATGTCGAGAAGCAGATGAGACTGGCCGGCGATGTCGCCGGCACGCGGAAGGCCGTCATCGACATCGTCGAGCTTTGCTACAAGGCCGGCGCGTGGAAGACACTCAATGACCAGATCGTTCTCCTCTCGAAGAGGAGAGGCCAGCTCAAGCAG GCCATTACCGCCATGGTTCAAAAAGCAATGGAGTACATTGATTTGACACCAGACATGGACACACGCATTGAGCTAATCAAAACATTGAGTAGCGTCTCTGCTGGCAAA ATATATGTCGAGATAGAGCGAGCAAGACTGATTAAAAGACTTGCAAAAATCAAAGAGGAGCAGGGAAAGATTGATGAGGCTGCTGATTTGATGCAAGAAGTTGCT GTCGAAACATTTGGCTCTATGGCAAAGACAGAGAAAATTGCTTTCATTCTCGAGCAG GTCCGGCTATGTCTGGATCGTCAAGATTATGTCCGAGCTCAAATTTTATCCAGGAAAATCAGTACTAGAGTATTTGAAGCAGATCcatcaaaggaaaaaaagaaaccaaAAGAAGGTGACAATATTGTTCAGGATGCTCCTGCAGAAATACCTTCCCTCCTAGAATTAAAGCGCATCTACTATGAACACATGATTCG ATACTACTCGCACAACAATGATTACCTGGAAATCTGCCGCTGTTACAAGGCGATTTATGATATTCCTGCTATAAAGGAGGATCCAGCAAAGTGGATACCG ATTCTTAGGAAGATCTGTTGGTACTTGGTGCTGGCTCCTCATGAGCCTATGCAATCAAGTCTTCTCAACGCTACCCTAGAGGATAAAAACCTATCTGAGATCCCAAATTTCAG ATTGTTGCTGAAGCAGCTGGTTACCATGGAGGTTGTTCAGTGGACTAGCTTGTGGGAATTCTTTAAATCTGAATATGAGAATGAGGGAGGAGCTTTGGGTGCCAAAGCTCCAGAAGATTTGAAGCTGAGGGTCATTGAGCAT AATATCTTGGTTGTCTCCAAGTATTATGCAAGGATCACCCTGAAGAGGCTTGCGGATCTTCTCTGCCTGAGTTTGCAG GAGGCAGAGAAGCATCTTTCAGACATGGTGAACTCAAAATCGCTGATTGCCAAGATCGATAGGCCGATGGGAGTTGTCAGCTTCCGCACAGCTCAAGACAGCAACGGAGTTCTCAACTCATGGGCAATGAACCTTGAGAAGCTCCTCGATCTTGTTGAGAAGAGCTGCCACCAAATACACAAGGAGACCATGATCCATAAGGCGGTGTTGAAAGCTTAA
- the LOC117838111 gene encoding monothiol glutaredoxin-S7, chloroplastic isoform X1 translates to MAASATASRPLAGAYVPLPLPARGQPSRVALLPRAPPAVQGLTLDRPAQLSVRARGRSVRCLAGLSPDMRATLDKVVGSNKVVLFMKGTKDFPQCGFSHTVVQILRSLDVPFETLDVLANEALRQGLKEYSSWPTFPQLYIDGEFFGGCDITVEAYKSGELQETLEKAMCS, encoded by the exons ATGGCCGCCTCCGCCACGGCCTCGAGGCCTCTCGCCGGGGCCTACGTCCCGCTCCCCCTCCCCGCGCGGGGGCAGCCGTCTAGGGTCGCCTTGCTCCCGCGGGCTCCGCCGGCGGTTCAGGGCCTCACCCTCGACCGGCCCGCGCAGCTCTCGGTGCGAGCGCGCGGCCGGTCGGTGCGGTGCCTCGCGGGGCTGAGCCCGGACATGCGGGCGACGCTGGACAAGGTGGTGGGGTCGAACAAGGTGGTGCTATTCATGAAGGGGACCAAGGACTTCCCGCAGTGCGGATTCTCCCACACCGTCGTGCAGATCCTCCGCTCGCTGGACGTGCCCTTCGAGACGCTCGACGTGCTCGCCAACGAGGCGCTCCGGCAGGGGCTCAAGGAGTACTCCAGCTGGCCAACCTTCCCGCAGCTCTACATCGATGGCGAATTCTTCGGCGGATGCGACATCACCGTTG AGGCATATAAGAGTGGAGAACTGCAGGAAACTTTAGAGAAAGCGATGTGTTCTTAG
- the LOC117838111 gene encoding monothiol glutaredoxin-S7, chloroplastic isoform X2, translating to MAASATASRPLAGAYVPLPLPARGQPSRVALLPRAPPAVQGLTLDRPAQLSVRARGRSVRCLAGLSPDMRATLDKVVGSNKVVLFMKGTKDFPQCGFSHTVVQILRSLDVPFETLDVLANEALRQGLKEYSSWPTFPQLYIDGEFFGGCDITVGGQPNLLLIVVERGRVVP from the exons ATGGCCGCCTCCGCCACGGCCTCGAGGCCTCTCGCCGGGGCCTACGTCCCGCTCCCCCTCCCCGCGCGGGGGCAGCCGTCTAGGGTCGCCTTGCTCCCGCGGGCTCCGCCGGCGGTTCAGGGCCTCACCCTCGACCGGCCCGCGCAGCTCTCGGTGCGAGCGCGCGGCCGGTCGGTGCGGTGCCTCGCGGGGCTGAGCCCGGACATGCGGGCGACGCTGGACAAGGTGGTGGGGTCGAACAAGGTGGTGCTATTCATGAAGGGGACCAAGGACTTCCCGCAGTGCGGATTCTCCCACACCGTCGTGCAGATCCTCCGCTCGCTGGACGTGCCCTTCGAGACGCTCGACGTGCTCGCCAACGAGGCGCTCCGGCAGGGGCTCAAGGAGTACTCCAGCTGGCCAACCTTCCCGCAGCTCTACATCGATGGCGAATTCTTCGGCGGATGCGACATCACCGTTG GAGGCCAACCAAACCTATTGCTTATTGTGGTTGAAAGAGGTCGGGTAGTGCCATAG
- the LOC117838103 gene encoding elongation factor Tu, mitochondrial, whose amino-acid sequence MASAAVLRNAGSRRLFSYPTLRAATISAPAALPDAPAAAAPAQPPPMAGTLWARAMATFTRTKPHVNVGTIGHVDHGKTTLTAAITKVLAEAGKAKAIAFDEIDKAPEEKARGITISTAHVEYETAKRHYAHVDCPGHADYVKNMITGAAQMDGGILVVSAPDGPMPQTKEHILLARQVGVPSLVCFLNKVDAVDDPELLELVEMELRELLTFYKFPGDDIPIIRGSALSALQGTNDEIGKNAILKLMDAVDEYIPDPVRQLDKPFLMPIEDVFSIQGRGTVVTGRVEQGTIKTGEDVEILGLTQSGPLKTTVTGVEMFKKILDHGEAGDNVGLLLRGLKRGDVERGQVVCKPGTLKTCTKFEAEIYALTKDEGGRHTAFMSNYSPQFYFRTADVTGKIELLGETKMVLPGDNVTANFELISPVPLEPGQRFALREGGRTVGAGVVSKVIS is encoded by the exons ATGGCTTCCGCCGCGGTGCTCCGGAACGCCGGCTCCCGCCGCCTCTTCTCCTACCCCACCCTCCGCGCCGCCACAATCTCGGCGCCCGCCGCGCTGCCCGatgcgcccgcggcggcggcgccggcccagccgccgccgatggCCGGGACCCTCTGGGCGAGGGCCATGGCCACCTTCACGCGCAC GAAGCCCCATGTGAACGTCGGTACCATTGGGCACGTCGATCACGGCAAAACCACTCTCACTGCTGCTATTACCAAG GTTCTAGCTGAGGCGGGGAAAGCCAAAGCCATCGCTTTTGACGAGATTGACAAGGCTCCGGAGGAGAAGGCCAGAGGAATCACAATATCAACG GCTCATGTTGAGTATGAGACGGCTAAAAGGCATTATGCTCATGTGGATTGCCCAGGACACGCTGATTATGTTAAG AATATGATCACTGGAGCTGCTCAAATGGATGGTGGTATTCTTGTCGTGTCAGCACCTGATGGCCCGATGCCACAAACAAAGGAGCATATTCTTCTTGCTAGACAG GTTGGTGTACCTTCACTTGTATGCTTCTTAAACAAAGTTGATGCTGTTGATGATCCAGAGTTACTTGAACTTGTAGAGATGGAGCTTCGGG agctccttACTTTCTACAAGTTTCCCGGTGATGACATTCCTATCATCCGTGGATCAGCCTTGTCAGCCTTGCAAGGAACCAATGATGAGATTGGAAAGAATGCCATCCTGAAATTAATGGATGCAGTTGATGAGTACATCCCTGATCCCGTGAGGCAGCTTGATAAGCCTTTCTTGATGCCGATAGAAGATGTTTTCTCTATCCAG GGTCGTGGAACTGTTGTGACTGGGCGTGTTGAACAGGGAACAATTAAAACTGGTGAAGATGTTGAGATCTTAGGTTTGACACAG AGTGGCCCATTGAAGACTACTGTCACTGGTGTTGAGATGTTCAAGAAGATTCTGGATCATGGAGAG GCTGGTGACAATGTTGGTCTTCTCCTTCGTGGTCTTAAGCGTGGTGATGTCGAGCGTGGCCAG GTGGTGTGCAAGCCTGGTACTCTAAAGACATGCACAAAGTTTGAGGCAGAAATATACGCCCTGACAAAGGACGAAGGTGGTCGGCACACAGCTTTCATGTCAAATTACAGTCCACAGTTCTACTTCAGGACTGCTGATGTCACTGGTAAAATTGAGTTGCTTGGTGAGACAAAGATGGTTTTGCCCGGCGACAATGTGACCGCAAATTTCGAGTTGATATCACCTGTTCCTCTTGAACCAG GGCAAAGATTTGCACTGAGGGAAGGAGGGAGAACTGTTGGTGCCGGAGTTGTCTCCAAAGTTATTAGCTGA
- the LOC117837619 gene encoding uncharacterized protein isoform X2 produces MNSKRRRSHSPVEYKEGRDKDYETSGRKDNSRDLEESNDTRLGRGHESGRHTDRHSYGTSRESKRHDDHRRYHDKYSDDYGRSHPRSSRSDRESRADTYYDRSKRDNTSGRSRGDQRDVDSRYGEKSVNRDQRSINERKQDSPHAYQRNDVGEYNKYTDARKQESRGSGDDRDHRRVVDKNKETIKEEEVLKKRNGKEIEKETLVETREKRRSLFSSAGPNVDIAGDVKPSSVTNEALDNSAATLDDGVNAAKVAAMKAAELVNRNIAAFGAGTGRLSTDQKKKLLWGNKKSSPSEETSNRWDLNLFSDRERQEKFNKLMGVKSSAPVQESKVENKDGSSAEAKKLEELDTNLEKHYIAGLRRRDGRTVGLGL; encoded by the exons ATGAATTCTAAGCGTAGGAGAAGTCATAGTCCAGTTGAATACAAGGAAGGTCGTGATAAAGATTATGAGACTTCTGGAAGGAAGGATAACTCAAGAGATCTAGAAGAGTCAAATGATACTAGATTAGGCAGAGGTCATGAATCGGGTAGGCACACTGATAGGCACTCCTATGGTACATCACGTGAATCTAAGAGGCATGATGACCATAGGAGGTACCATGATAAGTACAGTGATGATTATGGTAGGAGCCATCCAAGATCCTCTCGGTCAGATCGCGAATCAAGGGCTGATACTTATTATGATCGCTCAAAGCGTGATAACACATCTGGTAGATCACGTGGTGACCAGCGAGATGTTGACAGTAGGTATGGAGAGAAATCTGTCAACCGAGATCAGAGGAGTATAAATGAAAGAAAGCAAGACTCCCCTCATGCCTATCAAAGGAATGATGTTGGAGAATACAACAAATATACAGATGCAAGAAAGCAAGAGTCCAGAGGTTCTGGAGACGACAGAGATCATCGTAGGGTTGTTGATAAGAACAAAGAAACCATCAAGGAGGAGGAAGTCCTAAAGAAGAGAAATGGAAAGGAAATTGAGAAAGAAACTTTGGTGGAAACTAGGGAGAAGAGAAGAAGTCTATTCAGTTCTGCTGGGCCAAATGTTGATATCGCAGGGG ATGTCAAACCATCCTCAGTCACAAATGAAGCCTTGGATAACTCTGCTGCCACCTTAGATGATGGTGTGAATGCAGCTAAAGTTGCAGCTATGAAAGCTGCCGAATTAG TGAATAGGAACATTGCAGCATTTGGTGCTGGAACTGGGCGCCTATCCActgatcagaagaaaaaacTTCTTTGGGGCAACAAAAAGAGCAGTCCCTCAGAGGAG ACTAGTAATCGCTGGGACTTAAATTTGTTTTCTGATCGTGAGCGCCAAGAGAAATTCAACAAACTCATG GGTGTGAAGAGCAGTGCCCCAGTTCAGGAGAGCAAGGTCGAGAACAAGGACGGGAGCTCAGCCGAAGCCAAGAAGCTGGAGGAGCTCGATACCAACCTGGAGAAGCATTACATAGCTGGACTCCGCCGGAGAGATGGCAGGACCGTTGGTCTTGGCCTCTAG
- the LOC117837619 gene encoding uncharacterized protein isoform X1, translating into MNSKRRRSHSPVEYKEGRDKDYETSGRKDNSRDLEESNDTRLGRGHESGRHTDRHSYGTSRESKRHDDHRRYHDKYSDDYGRSHPRSSRSDRESRADTYYDRSKRDNTSGRSRGDQRDVDSRYGEKSVNRDQRSINERKQDSPHAYQRNDVGEYNKYTDARKQESRGSGDDRDHRRVVDKNKETIKEEEVLKKRNGKEIEKETLVETREKRRSLFSSAGPNVDIAGDVKPSSVTNEALDNSAATLDDGVNAAKVAAMKAAELVNRNIAAFGAGTGRLSTDQKKKLLWGNKKSSPSEETSNRWDLNLFSDRERQEKFNKLMSLRMPWWLWPITGCEEQCPSSGEQGREQGRELSRSQEAGGARYQPGEALHSWTPPERWQDRWSWPLGNSACKCYGIGKFRSLLCTIFSGLFILACRRLTKSFIYLCYCDNLLFWRTGSLVCLLIIDHKLPQLFFTANTVLCGPQHDESSFHRGLYFVSFACQLHKSYKLQPMLLFCSVPCRAETTTESCNL; encoded by the exons ATGAATTCTAAGCGTAGGAGAAGTCATAGTCCAGTTGAATACAAGGAAGGTCGTGATAAAGATTATGAGACTTCTGGAAGGAAGGATAACTCAAGAGATCTAGAAGAGTCAAATGATACTAGATTAGGCAGAGGTCATGAATCGGGTAGGCACACTGATAGGCACTCCTATGGTACATCACGTGAATCTAAGAGGCATGATGACCATAGGAGGTACCATGATAAGTACAGTGATGATTATGGTAGGAGCCATCCAAGATCCTCTCGGTCAGATCGCGAATCAAGGGCTGATACTTATTATGATCGCTCAAAGCGTGATAACACATCTGGTAGATCACGTGGTGACCAGCGAGATGTTGACAGTAGGTATGGAGAGAAATCTGTCAACCGAGATCAGAGGAGTATAAATGAAAGAAAGCAAGACTCCCCTCATGCCTATCAAAGGAATGATGTTGGAGAATACAACAAATATACAGATGCAAGAAAGCAAGAGTCCAGAGGTTCTGGAGACGACAGAGATCATCGTAGGGTTGTTGATAAGAACAAAGAAACCATCAAGGAGGAGGAAGTCCTAAAGAAGAGAAATGGAAAGGAAATTGAGAAAGAAACTTTGGTGGAAACTAGGGAGAAGAGAAGAAGTCTATTCAGTTCTGCTGGGCCAAATGTTGATATCGCAGGGG ATGTCAAACCATCCTCAGTCACAAATGAAGCCTTGGATAACTCTGCTGCCACCTTAGATGATGGTGTGAATGCAGCTAAAGTTGCAGCTATGAAAGCTGCCGAATTAG TGAATAGGAACATTGCAGCATTTGGTGCTGGAACTGGGCGCCTATCCActgatcagaagaaaaaacTTCTTTGGGGCAACAAAAAGAGCAGTCCCTCAGAGGAG ACTAGTAATCGCTGGGACTTAAATTTGTTTTCTGATCGTGAGCGCCAAGAGAAATTCAACAAACTCATG AGTCTGAGGATGCCTTGGTGGCTATGGCCTATCACAGGGTGTGAAGAGCAGTGCCCCAGTTCAGGAGAGCAAGGTCGAGAACAAGGACGGGAGCTCAGCCGAAGCCAAGAAGCTGGAGGAGCTCGATACCAACCTGGAGAAGCATTACATAGCTGGACTCCGCCGGAGAGATGGCAGGACCGTTGGTCTTGGCCTCTAGGGAACTCTGCTTGCAAATGCTACGGTATCGGAAAATTCAGGAGCCTGCTATGTACAATCTTCAGTGGCTTGTTTATTCTTGCATGCAGACGGTTAACTAAGAGTTTTATTTACCTGTGTTACTGTGATAACTTATTATTCTGGAGGACTGGTTCACTGGTATGTTTGCTTATTATTGATCACAAGCTCCCGCAGCTATTTTTTACTGCAAATACTGTTTTGTGTGGCCCACAGCATGACGAGTCTAGCTTTCATCGTGGACTCTATTTTGTAAGCTTTGCATGTCAGCTTCACAAgtcttacaagttacaaccaATGCTTCTGTTTTGctccgtgccgtgccgtgccgaaACCACCACCGAGTCATGTAATCTTTGA
- the LOC117837620 gene encoding basic transcription factor 3 encodes MNKERLMKMAGAVRTGGKGTVRRKKKAVHKTATTDDKRLQSTLKRVGVNTIPAIEEVNIFKDDLVIQFLNPKVQASIAANTWVVSGSPQTKKLQDVLPGIINQLGPDNMEHLRRIAEEIEKQAVAAGATAQAKENNDDDVPELVPGETFEEVAQEAKA; translated from the exons ATGAACAAGGAGAGGCTCATGAAGATGGCCGGCGCCGTCCGCACCGGCGGCAAGGGCACCGTGCGCAG gaagaagaaggctgtcCACAAGACGGCCACCACGGACGACAAGAGGCTCCAGAGCACGCTCAAGAGAGTAGGGGTCAACACCATCCCTGCAATCGAGGAGGTCAACATCTTCAAGGACGATCTCGTCATCCAGTTCTTGAATCCCAAAG TGCAAGCTTCCATCGCCGCAAACACATGGGTGGTCAGTGGATCTCCACAGACGAAAA AGCTACAAGATGTTCTGCCTGGGATCATTAACCAATTGG GTCCTGACAACATGGAGCACCTGAGGAGGATTGCTGAAGAGATTGAGAAGCAAGCGGTTGCTGCTGGTGCCACGGCACAGGCCAAGGAAAATAACGATGATGATGTTCCAGAGCTTGTTCCAGGAGAGACTTTTGAGGAAGTAGCTCAGGAGGCAAAAGCCTGA
- the LOC117837621 gene encoding basic blue protein, protein MAQGRGSGGSVVALAAAALLLCVLLQAQVAESAVFTVGDRGGWTFNSNTWTNGKRFKAGDVLVFKYDSSAHNVASVNAAGYKGCAAPRGARTYTSGNDRVTLARGSNYFICSIPGHCQSGMKIAVNAA, encoded by the exons ATGGCGCAGGGAAGAGGCAGTGGCGGCTCTGTGGTGgcccttgcggcggcggcgctgctcctcTGCGTGCTCCTTCAGGCCCAGGTGGCCGAGTCGGCCGTGTTCACCGTCGGCGACCGCGGCGGATGGACCTTCAACTCCAACACCTGGACCAACGGCAAGCGCTTCAAGGCCGGGGACGTCCTAG TGTTCAAGTACGACTCGTCGGCGCACAACGTGGCGTCGGTGAACGCGGCGGGGTACAAGGGCTGCGCCGCTCCCCGGGGCGCCAGGACGTACACGTCCGGCAACGACCGCGTCACCCTCGCCCGCGGCAGCAACTACTTCATCTGCAGCATCCCCGGGCACTGCCAGTCCGGCATGAAGATCGCAGTCAACGCCGCCTGA
- the LOC117839110 gene encoding putative zinc transporter At3g08650 produces the protein MDRRAGAILLCLFFVLVVRDVSAVAETEAGNVRLVQEAPHRELEGTGRQDGAKVGRVSVSTVAWSTLVMAVATGLGAVPFFFMELEAQWAGICNGLAAGVMLAASFDLVQEGQVYGSGSWVVFGILSGGIFIWLCKKFLEQYGEVSMLDIKGADASKVILVVGIMTLHSFGEGSGVGVSFAGSKGFSQGLLVTIAIAVHNIPEGLAVSMVLSSRGVSPQKAMIWSIITSLPQPVVAVPAFLCADAFQKVLPFCTGFAAGCMIWIVIAEVLPDAFKEATPSQVASAGTLAVAFMETLSAVLLGFTDGNNSEDASGFLVSLVFGLGPLIGGIILVTFSLAFSMPHPLLTGVASGIAFRLAAWRPVQLLMSSKMGLFTTLFLIIGGSLVYHAATSSILRVVNRKRSSVNVITSSSGFSLSVLTLQSLLACGAVFLHAYAEGLVLGVAARKAYGLGRYMVLPASLHGLPRGAAVASCVYGATDSWRGALAAAALTGFAGPSAAISAILARIDYDGLDYWMVIACGALIPSFGRVFRRSLRLDMRKSIAGLLIGIGFASVCLMSTRFICLHTPYCNSAPEAVT, from the exons ATGGACAGAAGAGCTGGAGCAATCCTATTGTGCCTGTTCTTCGTCCTAGTAGTCCGGGACGTGTCGGCCGTCGCCGAGACCGAGGCCGGCAATGTGCGTTTAGTGCAGGAGGCGCCCCATAGGGAGCTGGAGGGCACAGGGAGGCAGGATGGTGCTAAGGTGGGGAGGGTGTCAGTGTCGACGGTTGCATGGTCTACGCTCGTCATGGCTGTGGCGACTGGGTTGGGAGCAgtgcccttcttcttcatggAGCTGGAAGCTCAGTGGGCGGGCATTTGCAATGGGCTAGCGGCCGGGGTGATGCTGGCTGCAAGCTTTGACCTCGTGCAGGAAGGGCAGGTCTATGGCAGTGGGAGCTGGGTTGTTTTCGGAATTTTGAGCGGAGGAATATTTATTTGGCTTTGCAAGAAG TTTCTTGAGCAATATGGAGAAGTAAGCATGCTGGATATAAAAGGTGCCGATGCAAGTAAAGTTATCCTTGTTGTGGGAATAATGACTCTCCATTCTTTTGGGGAAGGCTCTGGTGTCGGTGTTTCCTTTGCTGGCTCAAAAGGATTTTCTCAGGGTCTTCTAGTTACTATAGCTATAGCAGTGCACAACATACCAGAAGGCTTGGCTGTAAGCATGGTACTGTCATCTAGGGGTGTCTCCCCCCAAAAGGCAATGATATGGAGTATAATAACATCTTTACCACAG CCAGTTGTTGCTGTTCCTGCTTTCCTTTGTGCCGACGCATTCCAGAAGGTGCTCCCCTTTTGTACTGGTTTTGCTGCAGGATGCATGATATGGATTGTTATAGCAGAGGTTCTTCCTGATGCTTTTAAG GAAGCGACTCCATCACAAGTTGCTTCTGCTGGAACACTTGCTGTTGCTTTCATGGAAACATTAAGTGCTGTGCTTCTGGGATTTACTGATGGCAACAA CTCAGAGGATGCATCGGGTTTCTTGGTATCGCTTGTATTTGGACTAGGTCCACTTATCGGAGGAATTATACTTGTCACATTCTCTCTTGCCTTCAGCATGCCACACCCGCTGCTTACTGGTGTGGCATCTGGCATTGCTTTCCGTCTTGCGGCATGGAGACCTGTACAGCTTCTAATGTCCTCAAAAATGGGTCTCTTTACCACCCTCTTTCTCATCATTGGTGGTTCCCTTGTCTACCATGCTGCCACATCAAGCATCCTTAGGGTGGTTAATCGCAAAAGATCCTCCGTTAACGTCATTACATCATCCTCCGGCTTCTCTCTTAGTGTCCTCACACTGCAATCGCTCCTTGCCTGCGGTGCTGTATTCCTTCATGCATATGCCGAAGGACTTGTACTTGGTGTCGCGGCTCGCAAGGCTTACGGCCTTGGCCGTTACATGGTTCTTCCAGCCTCCCTCCATGGCCTGCCACGAGGTGCTGCTGTGGCCAGCTGTGTGTATGGCGCCACAGATAGCTGGCGCGGAGCCCTGGCAGCCGCTGCTCTGACCGGGTTTGCAGGGCCTAGCGCCGCCATCAGCGCGATCCTTGCGAGGATCGACTACGATGGACTCGACTACTGGATGGTGATAGCATGCGGGGCTCTGATCCCCAGCTTTGGCCGCGTTTTCAGGCGGTCTTTGCGGTTGGACATGCGGAAGAGCATCGCGGGGTTGCTGATAGGTATCGGCTTCGCCTCCGTGTGCTTGATGTCAACTAGATTCATTTGCTTGCACACTCCTTACTGCAACTCAGCTCCCGAAGCTGTCACATAG
- the LOC117840811 gene encoding uncharacterized protein At4g14100, which yields MTPLTPAAFLLLLLCLPEAPPAAAAGDPTPTPWPPQFHATMVMDYHGNMSIADLWYDWPGGRNLHVIRYQLADDAPYFDNEWNNGTSFFYTPARRSCRSAAVGVGILRPDWLLPGAVYLGRRDAGGFDCHVWAKADFITYYEDVKTKRPVKWVFYTGRIAYVMNFEVGAVLEDAAWQAPEYCFNKDGGTITEAADGHDDSFIPRNVL from the exons ATGACGCCCCTCAcccccgccgccttcctcctcctcctcctctgccttccGGAggccccacccgccgccgccgccggtgacccGACCCCGACTCCATGGCCCCCGCAGTTCCACGCGACGATGGTCATGGACTACCACGGCAACATGTCCATCGCCGACCTCTGGTACGACTGGCCGGGCGGCCGCAACCTCCACGTCATCCGCTACCAGCTCGCCGACGACGCGCCCTACTTCGACAACGAGTGGAACAACGGCACCTCCTTCTTCTACACCCCGGCGCGCCGCTcctgccgctccgccgccgtcggggtcGGCATCCTCCGCCCCGACTGGCTCCTGCCCGGCGCGGTCTACCTCGGACGGCGCGACGCCGGCGGATTCGACTGCCACGTCTGGGCCAAGGCCGACTTCATCACCTACTACGAGGATGTCAAGACCAAGCGGCCCGTCAAGTGGGTCTTCTACACAG GTAGGATCGCCTACGTGATGAACTTTGAGGTGGGAGCAGTGCTGGAGGACGCGGCATGGCAAGCTCCAGAGTACTGCTTCAACAAGGATGGTGGCACAATCACCGAGGCCGCTGATGGGCATGATGACAGCTTCATCCCCAGGAATGTGTTGTGA